TATTTGGTTGAGGTTTTATGGAAGTTGACGAATGGAAATGAAACTATATGTTTGAACATTGTTGTGTAATGAATGAATTGGGTTAATCCATGGCAAAAGGTTGAACAATCAAGTGGACACGTTTCTCTCTTATTTGTTTATctcttttagtttaagtttagctTAATCAACACTTTATCATATCTTTCTTAacacccacccccccccccccccaatcaacttaggataattactagtgttttgagattcatgtaaattgctccatgtggaacgaaccttacttgaatacttgctagttggtataatgatcgggttattgttgcccggacgtttgtgttaattggttaagtgtttgatcattgtttttatattattataagttgaTAACACGAACGATCACCCATCATACCCTAAACTATTAATACCATGTTAGACAATAAACTCCACGTAAGTCTTATGCTTTATTAATCGTCTATTCATAGATTACACGGGATATGACAAAACCCTAACGGACCCTAAGCACACAAACGAGCCGGGCCTAATCATAATCTATACTCTAACATTGAGTTTATGACAATTTTAATATAGTCAACCACAACaccattatgattatgattctaATTGTTGGAGAATATGTAATTTTAGGTTGGTAGTTTTTTTTAAGTTTGAGGGTGCGGACAAAGTTTGAAACTTTCATAAAGAAATCAAAGAAAATCTCTAATCCATATTGTTATTATTTTCCCAACACATGTTTACAGTAGCGAAACCAGAAAGTTTTTTTTACCGGGGACAAATTTTTTTAATAATGTTCGCATTCACTATAACCTTTTTGGGTAATGAACttaaggtttttgggcaaaatatggaggcttttgGACAAAATATAGAGTATTTTGGCAAAATATTGAGGCTtatgggcaaaatatgaaggttttgagCAAAATACGGAGTtgtttggggcaaaatatgaagtcTTTTGAGGTAAAATATGAAGTCTTATGGGGCAAAATACAAAAATCAAAAACTTTAAGCATGAAAATTTCAAATCCATTGGGGGCGGACACCCCACCCCGTCCTACGCTATTTTCGCCCATGCATGTTTATCATGTTGTAATAAAGTATTAAAGCTTTCATCCACTACTATAAGTCTTATTAACAATTACATGAGCAAGACATCAGCAAATTTAGCAATAACAATGAGCTAATGACCATTAACATTCACCTCATTTTCACATAAGAGGAGAGGAGTTTTATGTATCGAAAATTCTTCTTCACCCATCGATAAGTTTGTCTTCTCATTGGCTTGTCCCCACACAACAGCATAAAATCCTGCGGCGATTATCATCGCTCCTATAACGCTGCTTAAAATTACAGCAAATGCATATGCATAGTTTAGTCCCCTAAAAAGAAGAGTGGTCAAATGGGTGGGGAGTGGGAAGACGGGTCAAAACAGATCAGGTCGGGTTGGGAGACCTCAGTAACACTTTATTACCCATTTTGGtgcaattatatataattaattagttaATGTTAAATATGAATACATGAACTACAGTAATAGACTACCAATATTAGTAAAACAATTTGGTGTTTACTCTGATCTATTTGGCCCACTAGAGATAAACTATAGCAAAATTGACCCACTTATAAGTGAATGAGTCATAATTGACACCTTAATCCAAGAGTATAGCTtgtaaaagaaaattaatattaaTGCAAACCTTCCAGAATAAAGTGTATCACCAAGAAACATAATACCCATGATAACTGCAATGACCATTGATAGGGGTTTGAACATGGCTACATAAACTGGCCCTTTTTTATGAAGGCACCACACAAGAACACGGTTACGGAATGCTCCCAGAAAAACTCCCTACGTTCAGCCGAGATCATGATTAATTATGAATTCGAATCCATTATTGTAAAAAACTAAAAGAAGATGAAACCTACGGCAAAAACAACAGCAACGATCTCATAGCTAGAGTTCAACAACCATGCGTCAAAATTTCGTTCTATAATAAGAGAAAAAATTGCACATATTATGGTTCCAAAGCATGACACATAAAACACCATGGTAATTTCATCTGGGTGCTCCTTTATCGTTGCTGTCTGGATATACAAAACACATCCATGCAAACTTTAAAAAcacgttttataaaataaaaagaaaaaataacgTTCATTTGTTTATTTCATTCGGTTTGGTTGGTTTCACTTTGAAAATTTGGAGGCAAAACTGAGAAATCTTAATTCAAATTTCAAAACCAAAACTGAACCGAAACCGAATTAGAATCCGGTTCGGTTTCTTTTAAAGCCGAAAGCCAAAAAAGAAAATATAATGTaacaaaaataattaataaatcgATTTGAATCTAAATTCTGGTTTGAAAATCGGTTTGTAgtgtatgataaaaatataatacatattgttagttaaattaggttttgaatTAGGATTTAACCGAATTCAAAAGTAAGACCCAACCAAATCTGAaaccaaattcaaattcaaattcaaactctaaaccgaattcaaattcagtttggttttatttatgatttaatttattTCGATTTTCAAGTTGAAGAGTTTGAAATTTGAACACCACCAATGTAGTTTTTGAAGGTAACTAATAATTTTGGTATGTTTCCTCTTACAACGTGTGACATTTTTCAAAGTAGATTGAAGGACAAGAACCTGAAGAACATGCCAAGTGGATAATAGAATTCCAGTAATTGCAAGAAGAAGTCCTCCAAGTATCCAATTTGATGCTTGTGAAGAAACAATCGTTTTAGTTGAATCATACGAGACTATTCGAATAATCTCCGGGCCCTTATATAACGTCAATAGCAATGCTCCTGATATTGCTATAAATGTACCTATTGATTTCGCCTGACTGCTTGAACTTCTTATATCTAACTTCTCCATCCTATTAACACATGATAATAGtataaaagaagagcaaatcacttGAATCTTCTCTTAGTCAAAATTGTTAATGTAAAAAACTTGTATGGGGGATATGATTATgttattaaaaagtatatattaCCTAAAAATGATTGCGATTAAGTATGTGTAAGCAGGAATCAAATTTCCTAAAGCAGTTGATAAAGTTGGAGAGCTGTAATTGATACCTGCATATCCAAGTGGTTGCAAAAAACCAATCCTGCAAACATTGATATTAATATGTTCATATTTTATCCTAAAGATAACAAGTGTGTAAAAATCGGGATTAATCGGTTTTGAGAGGTCTCAAATATAGGATTAGTCAAAATCACTCCAAAAATTGGTCAAACAGGGATTAATTTGTCAAGACCGGATTAACTGGTTAAAGACGGGATTAATCGGTCAATATAGAGATTTATCGATCTAAGATGGGATTAATTGGTGAGCATCGgtcaagtcaaacttagtcaacgatTCACTTTGACTTAAAATTAGGTGGTTGAGTCGCCTACATTATATAGTTGCttatatacaattatatttttGATATAAGTTTACATTTTAtcttctatatttatatttatacatatacatatagttttAGAATTTATTATTTACATGTAAAAAGTAAAATCCGATTAATCCCTGATTAATACCCGATTAACCTAATTATTCCCCCTAATGGATTCTTAATAGCTTCTTATTCTTACCCCAACAGCCCAAGGATCATGAATCTGAAAATGAGACCAGAAGTGATCGGAGGCCAATTGCTTCTGTACATTAAAATTGTCACGTCCCTTATTGCACACATAACATAACATAAGATTATAACAAAAACAAAACATCAAGGATCATCATTTACCAACCTGCAGTTATGGACGGCGAAAAATGGGAATAGAACAATCGTACCTAGGACGTTGTAGTAGACAACATATACAAGTTGGCTCATTCCATTGTTCATGGCTGATTTAGCTAATGTCAACGAGCTGACCTCTACACATTCTACCAACATCATAACGATAAACGGCACAACATCCTCTATAGAAATAAGCATGCTTGTCGTTTTGAGTTTTTCCACAATTGCACAAATTAACAAAAAATTGTTGAAGAAGAATTTCTGTCTTTAGTAGAAAGGCCATGCTTAATATAATAGTGGGAAAAGATGATGCTAATCTTAAAGAATTTGAGTATTTTATTGTCAACTATAATTAGATTGACCTGCCTCATTATAATATTGGGTATGTTGCTAATTATGAAATGGTTTAGTCATTAAAAAACATAGAATCCGGCTCAATAATCAAAAAATGTTAAGTAAACATCCATTAATTTATTTTGGCTCGAGTATAATACTTGTGATGATGGTACTTAAAGGCATATTGATTATATCATGCTTAGCAATAGTGAAAAATGTAGATAAAATTTGTCTAAAACTAAACTTCACTTCATTTGACAATTCGATAGCTAGCGACATGGCATGATTCTTTTGAAATGGTATTACACCATTGTAACAGCACACACGCCTAACGCAATAAAATTATACCTACATTATTTCTGAAGCAAACCATACCATCAAAAATCTTCTTGTTTATGCACCACGTTTTAGAACAATACTATGCCTTAAATCAGCTTTTGCTCATGTTCACAGTTAGATGACTATGATTCATGAAACAACCTATAAATAGTTTGTTATGCAATAATAATAAGCTTAATTAGTGATTAGTATACGTGATATTATAAAAGGAATTAATAAAAATACACTTTTTATAAAACTTTATCACAAAAATATATTTAACGACTCCGGGCAAAACCGCCTCATAGAGCATCAAAACCCCATAGTTAATATGTTCGAGTATGTACTCGTCTAAACTGGTTCGAATAGAACTTTTAACGAATTATCAAGATAGTTAAGGATTTCTGTGCACTTTATTTTCTCAAaatctatttatttttatttatttattccaaATAATAAAAAATTGGGATTATATATCGAGAGGCCCAATTCTACCGTGTGTTTTTAGGTCACccatatttaaaaatgattatgtaGGTCATCCAAATTTCTCTTTTTCGTATTATAAGTCACCTATATTCGATAATGATTTTTGTAGGTAATCCAATTTCGTGTGTTTCATACGTATCAAATCTGACTAAAATCTCATTagaaaaatgtaaaaaataatacaaGTAACCAAGTTTATCttaattaacattatttatatgacGATTAGTTCATACCAAATACACGAGTATTTgcgttttttaaaatttttttacaaaGAGTTTTTAGTCGGATTGATATATATGTAACAACATACGAATATGAATGGCCTACGAATCATTTTCAAATATGAGTGACCTACAAACACGGATAGTTAAACTTGGACAGACAacaaaatcatttttaaaatatgGGTGACCTGAAAACACAAAACAATAAGTTTCGGTGGCCTCTCTATTAGGGATGGCATCGAGTCGGGTTTGGGCCGGGTCTAAGTAAACTCAGACCCGAACCCAATAAAAAAAACATGTCCCAAACCCAGACTCATacccgtcgggtccccatttactaaCTAACTGTCGAGTTTTCGGGTTTCCCCACAGTTAACGAGTATCCCCATTTACTTACTAACTCACGAGTTACCGAGTTTTTTCGTGGACATTGAATATCTCTGTTATAAACATTCTCATTTACCAGTCatatatttcaaaaaaaaaattctcaATAATACTATTAAAATGAGTATTAAATCTTAATGACTATATAGAAATATCGAATAATAGTACAATTTCTACATTGtagcttatattattattactaaattttaTTAGTGAAAACGAAATCCCCTGCGTGTAAGGTATACGGGTACACGAGCCAGATATACAGGTCTGGTATGCGGGTTTGTATCTAAACCCATCCCATACCCGATCCCGTAAAAAAAATAAAACCATCCAAACCCGCCCATGTCACTAATACCCGGATCTGAACCCGACCCAAAAGTGTCGGGTTTTGAGTTTTTCCATCGGGTACAGGTCATTCGTGGCATGACTACCCTAATATATAATCCCTACAAAACTTGTCAAAGTTATTAAAGCACAAGGTACCTGCGGTTGATCTCACCGTCGAGCACCGACGCTGGCTAAAAATGGATATCACCCCCCCCCCCAATCGATATCACCGTCGCTTCTCACTGTCTCTCCTCCGACGGTGGTTTAACTTAGTTTTTTctctttttatattattatattttcttaATGATCCACGTCATATTCAAACCTGAAATGGACACCGAACAACACTTTAATTTGATTAATTAACACTTATATTACTAAAAGTGGTGTGTaggaactagagggggtgaatagttccaAAAATCGATTTGTTAAAACTTTTCCGGTTTAGGATATCCTACGGTCGACCGTAGATGCGACCGTGGATGTTGTGTTCAACAATGATATTGTTTTCAAGTCCAAGGAACTAGTTTTAACAAAATAGTATGCTTGTGTTTGTTAGAATATATATGAAATAAAGTAAAATGCAcaaacacaaagatttatagtggttcgggtggatgttaactaatctaccttaatccactcctcaattctacgaattgagagttttcttcactatgataccccaaacccggtggaatgttcggatacaacactagctcctcgataagccgctacttatgaacccttacgtccctttgaagaattcacaatcaccaaaagctcttaccacaagatcctaatgctctaacctaatgaaatcacaactaccttctagatccctttaagaagatagcttacaagtaaacttatagctaagcttacaatcacccatagttcttcaataggtcacaccaaccttacttagatcaaacttgtctttacattggacaagtattaatttccaatgaaattaatcaactttctagatccctttaaggaagttgaatcattaagtaaGATAGATGTTTTCTATCGCAAGAACCATTTAACTTCCTTAACCCCTCCAAGGAAGTATCTCACagtgtaaacttaaagatacaaatgttaagcataaagtttacattacaattatacttagtgtaagtagaatctctctttctctcttgtaatctctccatagatttgtgcttgaggcttgggagattagttgatatgactttgaaagtatgTTGGAAAGATCGAGGTGGTCTTCAAGTGTCTTCAAGCCTTGTTTAGATAGGCAATAGAAATGCAAAGTAGTGGGCACACATATCCGTTGATGAGTTTTCTTCTTCATCTCTTTTGTCTTATTTCTTCATAATGTTACTTACATAAAGATTCTCTTTGACTTGGAAGCATTCATTGAATATAACCCTTCAATGCATGTGTCAACATTTGATCTTGGATGCATGCATATGATACTTGCCAAATAACAATCTTCCAAAATACTCCTTGTAAGCATGCATGTGATATTCAAGTAAGTACTTGACAAGTAGAACCTTCCAAATTCTCTTTGTAAGACTTATATGCATGTGTCAATATCTAATCTTGTGACAAGCCATAATACTCCAAACTTCATATCCCAAGACTTCAATAATTTGTCAATACATGGATGAAAGTATCAAGCTCCATTGGTTGCTTGCAAATGAGGAAAGCATCTTCTCTTGAGACTTTTGTCATTGATTCTAAACGAGGTAAATGCTAAATTTTGCTCCATGACAATTAGAAATCATCCAAACTTCATAACCCATGACTTTAACCATTTGTattttctttgatggaagtatctagctctttagaaccttgttacatcttaattgaactagtttggatctagttggaacttaatgatccttgttacaaccttgactagcttgaactagttacatttacatacatacaatggtacttaaaactaatgagagagcacctctttaattgggactttaatgaccattattagtatgtttaaatgacattgtTTAATAGGATAAAAAGGTaaaacacttgtgtgtttaatcttgtttcaagttaaattgtcattaaggtgtcattatgtgtgattaatcaagattaacatcttttggttcaaaactcttttgagatcaaaaagagcaactattataagtatgtataaaaaggttttgtaaattatagattcctcaaagtggtctaacttaaagtggatgattttggtaacagagaaaactgcggtcgaactGCGGTCGACCGTGTACTTGACCGCATAACATAAATTTGAAAAAGATTGCAGCcgttggtacagggcatccacggtcagactcacggtcgaccgtggtgcagccgcatagaaaatttaccaagtttaattatttatgtattggtcttttgctagagatagtgtaggcttatgaactcatgtcttcttgcatatgattaagcacttatctcttttatgtcatcatcaaaacaaagtgattaacatttgaatattatcaatggatcattaaccaacattctccccctttttgatgatgacaaacatataggTAAGTGCTTAGTTATGTAAGTCGACATAAGTGTTAACGTCACTTACCATAcgctttctcccccttttgtcgaagcaaaaaggttaactccccctggaactaagcgcgccctagagtaatgttcccccttgaatcttacatagcggtagatgatatagctcccccttgaaatatgcaaTATAAGACTCATAGAAAAGAGGATTAGTCTACACATAAGTCATAATATCAAGTAATGAGTGATATGAACTCAACGAGCTGGAAAAACCTTTAATCAAGGGTTAGTgcacacacataataatatataGCAATCATAAAAATCATTGTGTGTCATAGATAACAAAGGTAGTGGAGTGAGCactttgaccaatatatgtgatcgttagagagcatgtaagatcaaaagtgcgtatgaaccatcacatatcagagttaatgaatagtatagcatgaatgTGTGATATAACATGTAGTGAGTAGAAGCCTTAGTATATCATGCCACATTATCATTAAGTAACAACATTACTCCACTAGTTCTACCAATTTCATGCATGTATAAAAGCAAGTAGGTTTAAGCAAGCATGTAGAACCATATATCATATCATGGTATACATATTACACATAGCACAATGTGGAAACATAAGTGAGAGTAGCATGCAAAAGCTAATATACATTAGTTCAATTGTCAAGTAAACAATCAtgcataacaataatatttataagcttagatgctagagcatgagagtaagttcaaacaagcatgttaaaacaCAAGCATAACATAGCATGGAAAACAAGTAAGAGCATCACACgtaatcatatcatgcaacactatagaTACTAACATAGTAGTTTCAACAATCATGTAAGAACACATGCATGGCGTACATATGGCACATATTATAAGCATAGAATGATCAATAAGGcatatatgataagtcgaaacgttATCCACATGATAAGTTATCACTGAAAAATCTTACACTAAGTTTCAAGTTATTCAACTAAGAGCATATCTCTTTgtatacttagtgatgaacatatgtataacctaaacaTATAGAGCATGGTAATATTTTACTTGTAATGATCAAATCCAAATTGGAGTTCAAATAATGacttattaggttgactagtccaaatttgtaataccccgtcagaatccactaacgacgtattaactctggtcccaatgcttggcttgacttctacataacagcaatgttctacagcggaagcaactaatacctgagataaaacatgcaaaacggatcaacataaagtttagtgaatctacaggtttgagtaaatagttctcgtgaaatgtcccgttcatattgattataaacgttccatattaattgatttcgttgcgaggttttgacctctatatgagacgtttttcaaagactgcattcgtttttaaaacaaaccataacctttattttatcgacaaggttaaaaggacaccacttagattatcagaaatgataatctaaaatatcacacttacacactaccaatacatattggtttacaatattaatatgttacaacaaagtaaatttcgaatgcagttttaaacaatattatacaagcatgctgactccaaatcttgtccatatattagcatgcaacagcggaagctcttaataatcacctgagaataaacatgctttaaacgtcaacaaaaatgttggtgagttataggtttaacctatatatttatcaaatcgtaataatagaccacaagatttcatattacaatatacatcccatacatagagataaaaatcattcatatggtttgaacacctggtaaccgacattaaaaagatgcatataagaatatccccatcattccgggacatccatcggacatgatataaaaactcgaagtactaaagcatccgctacaacggatgaggtttgttgagcccaatagatctatctttaggatccgcgtcaattagtagactggtttactaattcttaggttaccaagtaaaaagggggcatattcggcttcgattgttcaaccatagaaagtagtttcatgtacttgtgtctattttgtaaaacatttaaaaacctgcatgtattctcatcccaaaaatattagattttaaaagtggaactataactcactttcacagatttacttcgtcgggaagtaagacttggctactggtcgattcacgaacctataacaaatatgtacatatatatcaaagtatgttcaaaatatatttacaacatttttaatacgttttaatgttttaagtttattaagtcagctatcctcgttagtaacctacaactagttgtccatagttagatgtacagaaataaatagatatatattatcttgacccaatccatgacccagtgtatacacgtctcaggctagatcacaactcaaagtatatatatttttggaatcaacctcaaccctgtatagctaactcaaacattactacatatagagtgtctatggttgttccaaataatatatatgcatgggtcgatatgatatgtcaaaacatttgcatacgtgtctatggtatcccaagattacataatatattagaatacatgtataatacaatataagttagctagtatatgatttgtatagaattgttacaatatttcccgtagctacaacaataaaaaaaaaatatccaatcttgttttacccataacttcttcgttttaaatccgttttgagtgaatcaaattgctatggtttcatattgaactctatattatgaatataaacagaaaaagtataggtttatagtcggaaatataagttacaagtcgtttttgtaagaggtagtcatttcagtcgaaagaacgttgtcttgatgaccattttgaaaaacatacttccactttgagtttaaccatgatttttggatatagtttcatgttcataagaaaaatcattttcccagaagaacaacttttaaatcaaagtttatcatagtttttaattatcaaacccaaaacagcccgcggtgttactacgacggcgtatgtccgattttacggtgtttttcgtgtttccaggttttaaatcattaagttagcatatcatatagatatataacatgtgtttagttaattttaaaagtcaagttagaaggattaacttttgtttacgaacaagtttagaattaactaaactatgttctagtgattacaagtttaaaccttcgaataaggttgcTTTAtacatatgaatcgaatgatgttatgaatatcattactgtaacgaccctggaatttccaacgtttatttattaataactattgttattaatacgtgtgattagacgaatgtatgttattacatttacgtgTTGCCATGACTgctcgtacttgacttttaagagcccgaaatgtctttgtgacacacgaaacttcacgaataatattttcaagtattatttacattcatgattaattttattaatcattttaattaactatggtgactagttagttacttgggctttatttgactTAACTTGTTATAATTGGAACTTGAGCTTGTTTTAAGctaatggactcttgaacttgggcttataagcccaccctacatttattaatggacctttagcccactctttcaacttGTAAGTATTAGCTTGAATGGTAACTAGTTAGCTAACTTTGAAT
This genomic window from Rutidosis leptorrhynchoides isolate AG116_Rl617_1_P2 chromosome 2, CSIRO_AGI_Rlap_v1, whole genome shotgun sequence contains:
- the LOC139888931 gene encoding WAT1-related protein At5g40240-like; translation: MLISIEDVVPFIVMMLVECVEVSSLTLAKSAMNNGMSQLVYVVYYNVLGTIVLFPFFAVHNCRSNWPPITSGLIFRFMILGLLGIGFLQPLGYAGINYSSPTLSTALGNLIPAYTYLIAIIFRMEKLDIRSSSSQAKSIGTFIAISGALLLTLYKGPEIIRIVSYDSTKTIVSSQASNWILGGLLLAITGILLSTWHVLQTATIKEHPDEITMVFYVSCFGTIICAIFSLIIERNFDAWLLNSSYEIVAVVFAGVFLGAFRNRVLVWCLHKKGPVYVAMFKPLSMVIAVIMGIMFLGDTLYSGSVIGAMIIAAGFYAVVWGQANEKTNLSMGEEEFSIHKTPLLLCENEVLDL